A genomic segment from Pseudomonas sessilinigenes encodes:
- a CDS encoding bifunctional diguanylate cyclase/phosphodiesterase, with protein sequence MPRLSAMLLLALLTWTATAGALTLTDEERSWLKTHPELRLGVDASWPPFEFRDEEGRYQGLAADYIQLIQERLSISLKPIEPASWTAVLEDAKQGKLDLLPGIMSIPERQSYMAFTRPYLDFPIVILAHKGGAQPRNLDDLYGLKIAVVENYAPHELLRSHHPDLNLVAMPNVSSTLQALATDKVDAVVGDLASSVWSLRQLKLEGLYVSGETPYRYQLAMGVPRDSKILVGILDKVLADLSPDEISTIQQRWVGSVLDHRTFWRDVLVYGLPGLLLLVTVLAVVIRINRRLSSEISRRVALEQELRSSEYHYRSLVESLSAIAWEANISDFTYSYVSPHAEPLLGYPLAHWLIPGFWRNIIHPADLTRAQAFCDLAVQSGRDHSLDYRVITADGRCLWVRDIVSLIEHGHEPVMRGLMIDISEAKHTEEALRLSEQKFASVFQQCPDILVIARLSDGCLLEVNKAFEEQIGLSAAQVIGQTATQLNIWGIPDVGPSLLQRLQAGSIRNLEMSFRRHNGQLFTGLISAEPFDLDTTAALVVVVRDISQLKETQQRLQTSEEKFAKAFHASPDGLLLSRQQDGLLLEVNEGFGRITGFNSVMSLDRSTLDLGIWVNLNERKRMLELLQRDGFVRDFTCHIRRSDGQIRLCELSSRPLPIGDDDCMLTIARDITDRQLMQEKLQLAATVFESTAEGVMITDTQQRISAVNRAFSEITGYSEKEALGHTPRLLASGLHDSAFYAAMWHQLTLEGHWQGEISNRRKNGELYPNWLTINAVRNQEQQITHFVAVFADISSLKHAQARLDYQAHHDPLTGLPNRTLFESRLLAALNNQQDNGGQGAVLFLDLDRFKHINDSLGHPVGDLLLKGIAVRLKEQLRDIDTVARLGGDEFIILLPGLHQASDADHIAGKLLNCFNAPFQAGEHEFFISASIGTSLYPKDGSDVATLIKNADAAMYRSKAKGRNRVERYTRDLTAQASERVALEHELRRAIERNELTLYFQPKISLLNHELVGAEALIRWRHPSFGEVPPEHFIPLAEENGMILPIGDWVLEQACQYLHDWNQRYENFGPLSVNLAGAQLRQPNLLGRIEQLLDDYDLQPGLLQLEITENFIMSQAEEALEVLHQLKRLGVQLAIDDFGTGYSSLSYLKRLPLDFLKIDQSFVRGLPDDPHDVAIVRAIIALGRSMQFTVIAEGVENQEQQTFLTLEGCEQIQGYIVSLPLEAEEFCASFLQIRVSDFSDSTAEKPSL encoded by the coding sequence ATGCCCAGACTGTCGGCCATGCTCCTGCTGGCGCTGCTTACCTGGACCGCAACGGCTGGCGCACTGACTCTCACCGACGAAGAACGTAGCTGGCTCAAGACTCACCCGGAACTGCGCCTGGGCGTGGATGCCTCCTGGCCACCTTTTGAGTTTCGCGACGAAGAAGGCCGCTACCAGGGCCTGGCGGCCGACTATATCCAGCTGATCCAGGAACGCCTGTCCATCAGCCTCAAGCCTATAGAACCTGCCAGCTGGACCGCCGTTCTCGAAGACGCCAAGCAAGGCAAGCTGGACCTGCTACCGGGGATCATGTCGATCCCCGAACGCCAGAGCTACATGGCCTTCACCCGCCCCTACCTCGACTTCCCCATCGTGATCCTGGCCCACAAAGGCGGGGCACAGCCCCGAAATCTCGATGACCTGTACGGCCTCAAGATTGCCGTAGTGGAGAACTACGCCCCTCACGAGCTGTTGCGCTCCCATCACCCGGACCTGAACCTGGTGGCCATGCCGAACGTCAGCTCGACCCTGCAAGCCCTGGCCACCGACAAGGTCGATGCCGTGGTCGGCGACCTTGCCTCCAGTGTCTGGAGCCTGCGCCAGCTCAAGCTCGAAGGCCTCTACGTCAGCGGCGAGACGCCCTACCGCTACCAGCTGGCCATGGGCGTGCCTCGGGACAGCAAGATCCTGGTAGGCATTCTCGATAAGGTCCTGGCCGATCTCAGCCCGGACGAAATCAGCACGATCCAGCAACGCTGGGTGGGCAGTGTGCTCGATCACCGGACATTCTGGCGGGACGTACTGGTCTATGGCCTGCCTGGCCTACTGCTGCTGGTCACCGTGCTGGCCGTGGTCATTCGTATCAACCGTCGCCTGAGCTCGGAAATCTCCCGCCGAGTCGCCCTGGAGCAGGAGTTGCGCAGCAGCGAATACCACTACCGCAGCCTGGTCGAAAGCCTCTCTGCCATCGCTTGGGAAGCCAATATCAGCGACTTCACCTACAGCTACGTCTCGCCCCACGCCGAGCCGCTGCTGGGTTACCCCCTGGCCCATTGGTTGATCCCCGGGTTCTGGCGCAACATCATCCACCCCGCCGACCTGACCCGCGCCCAGGCGTTTTGCGATCTGGCGGTACAATCCGGACGCGACCACAGCCTCGATTACCGGGTGATCACCGCCGATGGCCGCTGCCTGTGGGTCCGCGACATCGTCAGCCTGATCGAGCACGGCCATGAGCCGGTAATGCGCGGCCTGATGATCGATATCAGCGAAGCCAAGCACACCGAAGAGGCCCTGCGCCTGTCCGAACAAAAGTTCGCCTCGGTGTTCCAGCAGTGCCCGGACATCCTGGTCATCGCCCGCTTGTCCGATGGCTGCCTGCTGGAGGTCAACAAGGCATTCGAGGAACAGATCGGCCTAAGCGCCGCCCAGGTGATCGGCCAGACAGCCACCCAGCTCAATATCTGGGGCATCCCGGACGTCGGCCCCAGCCTGTTGCAGCGCCTGCAAGCCGGGAGTATCCGCAACCTGGAAATGTCCTTTCGGCGCCACAACGGCCAATTGTTCACCGGGCTGATTTCCGCCGAACCTTTCGACCTGGACACCACGGCGGCGCTGGTGGTGGTGGTCCGGGACATCAGCCAACTCAAGGAAACCCAGCAGCGGCTGCAGACCTCGGAAGAAAAGTTCGCCAAAGCCTTCCACGCATCGCCGGACGGACTGCTCCTGAGCCGGCAGCAAGATGGCCTGCTGCTGGAGGTCAACGAGGGCTTCGGGCGCATCACCGGCTTCAACAGCGTCATGTCCCTGGACCGCTCGACCCTCGACCTGGGAATCTGGGTCAACCTCAACGAACGCAAGCGCATGCTCGAACTCTTGCAGCGGGACGGTTTCGTGCGTGACTTCACCTGCCATATCCGCCGCAGCGATGGCCAGATCCGCCTTTGCGAGCTCTCCAGCCGGCCGCTTCCCATCGGCGATGACGACTGCATGCTGACCATCGCCCGGGACATTACCGATCGCCAGCTGATGCAGGAGAAACTGCAACTGGCTGCCACCGTCTTCGAAAGCACCGCCGAAGGCGTCATGATCACCGACACCCAGCAACGCATCAGTGCAGTCAACCGAGCCTTCAGTGAAATCACCGGCTACAGCGAGAAAGAGGCCCTGGGACATACTCCGCGCCTGCTGGCGTCAGGGCTGCATGACAGCGCCTTCTATGCGGCGATGTGGCACCAGCTGACCCTGGAAGGACACTGGCAGGGGGAGATCTCCAACCGGCGCAAGAACGGCGAACTCTATCCCAACTGGCTGACGATCAACGCCGTGCGCAACCAGGAACAGCAGATCACCCACTTCGTCGCGGTGTTCGCCGATATCTCCAGCCTCAAGCACGCACAGGCAAGGCTCGACTACCAGGCCCACCACGATCCGTTAACGGGCCTGCCCAACCGCACCCTGTTCGAAAGCCGGTTGCTGGCCGCACTCAATAACCAACAGGACAACGGTGGCCAGGGTGCGGTGCTGTTCCTCGACCTGGACCGCTTCAAGCACATCAACGACAGCCTTGGCCACCCCGTGGGGGACCTGCTGCTCAAGGGCATTGCCGTACGCCTCAAGGAGCAGCTGCGTGACATCGACACGGTGGCCCGGCTGGGCGGGGACGAGTTCATCATCCTGCTGCCAGGCCTGCACCAAGCCAGCGACGCCGACCACATCGCCGGCAAGCTGCTGAACTGCTTCAACGCACCGTTCCAGGCCGGGGAGCACGAGTTCTTCATCAGTGCCAGCATCGGCACCAGCCTTTACCCCAAGGACGGCAGCGATGTCGCCACCCTGATCAAGAACGCCGATGCCGCGATGTACCGCTCCAAGGCCAAGGGGCGCAACCGCGTGGAACGCTACACCCGCGACCTGACCGCCCAAGCCAGCGAGCGCGTGGCCCTGGAACATGAACTGCGCCGGGCGATCGAGCGCAATGAACTGACCTTGTACTTCCAGCCCAAGATCAGCCTCCTCAACCACGAGCTGGTGGGCGCCGAAGCACTGATCCGCTGGCGCCACCCCAGCTTCGGCGAAGTACCGCCGGAACACTTCATCCCCCTGGCCGAAGAAAACGGCATGATCCTGCCAATCGGCGACTGGGTCCTGGAGCAGGCCTGCCAATACCTGCACGACTGGAACCAGCGCTACGAGAACTTCGGACCGCTGTCGGTGAACCTGGCCGGCGCACAACTGCGCCAACCCAACCTGCTGGGGCGCATCGAGCAATTGCTGGACGACTACGACCTGCAACCTGGCCTGCTGCAACTGGAAATCACCGAAAACTTCATCATGAGCCAGGCCGAGGAAGCCCTGGAGGTCCTGCATCAGCTCAAGCGCCTGGGCGTGCAACTGGCCATCGACGACTTCGGCACCGGCTACTCGTCCCTGAGCTACCTCAAGCGCCTGCCCCTGGATTTCCTCAAGATCGACCAATCCTTCGTCCGCGGCCTGCCGGACGACCCCCACGACGTGGCGATCGTGCGCGCCATCATCGCCCTGGGCCGCAGCATGCAATTCACGGTGATCGCCGAAGGCGTGGAAAACCAGGAACAACAGACCTTCCTCACCCTGGAAGGCTGCGAACAGATCCAGGGCTACATCGTCAGCCTGCCCCTGGAAGCGGAGGAGTTCTGCGCCAGCTTCCTGCAGATCCGCGTTTCCGATTTTTCGGATAGCACAGCCGAGAAACCATCGTTATAA
- the rpoD gene encoding RNA polymerase sigma factor RpoD encodes MSGKAQQQSRLKELISRGREQGYLTYAEVNDHLPEDISDPEQVEDIIRMINDMGINVFESAPDADALLLAEADTDEAAAEEAAAALAAVETDIGRTTDPVRMYMREMGTVELLTREGEIEIAKRIEEGIREVMGAIAHFPGTVDHILAEYARVTSEGGRLSDVLSGYIDPDDGITPPAAEIPPPVDTKSAKEDDDSEDEDGEASEDEEEAESGPDPVVAAQRFGAVADQLEVTRKALKKHGRENKQSIDEMLALAELFMPIKLVPKQFEGLVERVRSALDRLRQQERAIMQLCVRDARMPRADFLRQFPGNEVDESWTEALAKGKSKYAEAIARLQPDIVRCQQKLTALETETGLKVAEIKEINRRMSIGEAKARRAKKEMVEANLRLVISIAKKYTNRGLQFLDLIQEGNIGLMKAVDKFEYRRGYKFSTYATWWIRQAITRSIADQARTIRIPVHMIETINKLNRISRQMLQEMGREPTPEELGERMEMPEDKIRKVLKIAKEPISMETPIGDDEDSHLGDFIEDSTMQSPIDVATVESLKEATREVLSGLTAREAKVLRMRFGIDMNTDHTLEEVGKQFDVTRERIRQIEAKALRKLRHPTRSEHLRSFLDE; translated from the coding sequence ATGTCCGGAAAAGCGCAACAGCAGTCTCGCCTCAAAGAGTTGATCAGCCGTGGACGTGAGCAGGGTTACCTGACTTACGCGGAGGTCAACGACCACCTGCCGGAGGATATTTCAGATCCGGAACAGGTGGAAGACATCATCCGCATGATCAACGACATGGGGATCAACGTATTCGAGAGTGCTCCGGATGCGGATGCCCTTTTGTTGGCCGAAGCCGATACCGATGAAGCAGCAGCTGAAGAAGCCGCCGCTGCGTTGGCGGCTGTGGAAACCGACATTGGTCGCACTACCGACCCAGTGCGCATGTACATGCGCGAAATGGGTACCGTAGAGCTGCTCACACGTGAAGGCGAAATCGAAATCGCCAAGCGTATCGAAGAAGGCATCCGTGAAGTGATGGGCGCGATCGCGCACTTCCCTGGCACGGTAGACCATATCCTCGCCGAATACGCTCGCGTCACCAGCGAAGGTGGCCGCCTGTCTGACGTCCTCAGCGGTTATATCGACCCGGACGACGGCATTACCCCGCCCGCTGCCGAGATTCCTCCACCTGTCGACACCAAGTCGGCGAAAGAGGACGACGACAGCGAAGACGAAGACGGTGAAGCTTCCGAAGACGAAGAAGAAGCCGAAAGCGGTCCGGATCCGGTCGTCGCCGCACAGCGTTTCGGCGCCGTCGCCGATCAGCTGGAAGTCACTCGCAAGGCCCTGAAGAAGCATGGCCGCGAGAACAAGCAGTCTATCGACGAAATGCTGGCCCTGGCCGAGCTGTTCATGCCGATCAAGCTGGTACCGAAGCAATTCGAAGGCCTGGTCGAGCGCGTACGCAGCGCCCTGGATCGTCTGCGCCAGCAGGAACGCGCCATCATGCAGCTTTGCGTGCGTGATGCCCGCATGCCGCGTGCCGACTTCCTGCGCCAGTTCCCCGGCAACGAAGTGGATGAAAGCTGGACCGAGGCCCTGGCCAAAGGCAAGAGCAAGTACGCCGAAGCCATTGCCCGCCTGCAGCCGGACATCGTCCGTTGCCAGCAGAAGTTGACTGCGCTTGAGACCGAAACCGGCCTTAAGGTCGCCGAGATCAAGGAAATCAACCGTCGCATGTCGATCGGCGAGGCCAAGGCCCGTCGCGCGAAGAAAGAGATGGTTGAAGCCAACTTGCGTCTGGTGATCTCCATCGCCAAGAAGTACACCAACCGCGGCTTGCAGTTCCTCGACCTGATCCAGGAAGGCAACATCGGCTTGATGAAAGCGGTGGACAAGTTCGAATACCGTCGCGGCTACAAGTTCTCGACCTATGCCACCTGGTGGATTCGCCAGGCGATCACCCGTTCGATCGCCGACCAGGCTCGCACCATCCGTATCCCGGTGCACATGATCGAGACGATCAACAAGCTCAACCGTATTTCCCGGCAGATGCTCCAGGAAATGGGTCGCGAACCGACCCCGGAAGAGCTGGGCGAGCGCATGGAAATGCCTGAGGACAAGATCCGCAAGGTATTGAAGATCGCCAAAGAGCCGATCTCCATGGAAACCCCGATCGGTGATGACGAAGACTCCCATCTGGGCGACTTCATCGAAGACTCGACCATGCAGTCGCCAATCGATGTCGCCACCGTGGAAAGCCTCAAGGAAGCGACACGCGAAGTACTCTCCGGCCTCACCGCTCGTGAAGCCAAGGTATTGCGCATGCGCTTCGGCATCGACATGAATACCGACCACACCCTCGAGGAAGTTGGTAAGCAGTTCGACGTCACCCGTGAGCGGATTCGCCAGATCGAAGCCAAGGCGCTGCGCAAGCTGCGCCACCCGACGCGAAGCGAGCATCTGCGCTCCTTCCTCGACGAGTAA
- the dnaG gene encoding DNA primase, whose protein sequence is MAGLIPQSFIDDLLNRTDIVDVVSSRLQIKKAGKNYTACCPFHKEKTPSFSVSPDKQFYYCFGCGAGGNALGFIMDHDNLDFPQAVEELAKAAGMEVPREESGRGQRKPRQPTDSPLYPLLTAAADYYRQALKSHPARKAAVDYLKGRGLTGEIARDFGLGFAPPGWDNLFKHLSSDTLQQKAMIDAGLLIENAETGKRYDRFRDRVMFPIRDTRGRIIAFGGRVLGDDKPKYLNSPETPVFHKGQELYGLFEARKNNRNLDEIIVVEGYMDVIALAQQGLRNAVATLGTATSEEHLKRLFRIVPNVLFCFDGDQAGRKAAWRALEATLSCLQDGRRARFLFLPEGEDPDTLVRSEGTDAFLARINQHAQPLADYFFQQLIEEADPRSLEGKAHLATLAAPLIEKIPGANLRILMRQRLTEITGLSNETVNQLAHNPVPQASPNYDAGIDYDGMPDYADYNEPHQEAYVPQQEWTPKKSGGKKWENKPWDKNGKGKRQGDRDQPRGPRTPATVEPPIQSALRTLLHHPQLAKKVEDAGHFADDDNTNTQLLVALIEAVQKNPQLRSIHQLMARWHGTSQGNLLNALAEKEWLIDGDNLEQQFFDTINSLSARQRERVLDQLLRKSRQSELSSDEKKQLVELLKRNVPASNPTSTGA, encoded by the coding sequence ATGGCCGGGCTTATTCCCCAGAGCTTTATTGACGACCTTCTGAACCGCACCGACATCGTCGATGTCGTCAGCTCGCGCCTGCAGATCAAGAAGGCTGGCAAGAACTACACCGCCTGCTGCCCGTTCCACAAGGAAAAGACCCCCTCCTTCAGCGTCAGCCCCGACAAGCAGTTCTATTACTGCTTTGGTTGCGGCGCCGGCGGCAACGCCCTCGGCTTTATCATGGACCACGACAACCTGGACTTTCCCCAGGCCGTCGAGGAACTGGCGAAAGCCGCCGGCATGGAAGTGCCGCGCGAGGAAAGCGGCCGTGGCCAGCGCAAGCCTCGCCAACCCACCGACTCGCCCCTGTACCCACTGCTCACCGCCGCCGCCGACTACTATCGCCAGGCCCTGAAAAGCCACCCCGCACGCAAGGCAGCAGTGGATTACCTGAAGGGACGCGGGCTCACCGGCGAGATCGCCCGGGATTTCGGCCTGGGCTTTGCCCCTCCCGGCTGGGACAACCTGTTCAAGCACCTGAGCAGCGACACCCTACAACAGAAAGCCATGATCGATGCTGGCCTGCTGATCGAGAATGCCGAGACCGGTAAACGCTACGACCGTTTTCGCGACCGGGTCATGTTCCCGATCCGCGATACTCGCGGCCGGATCATCGCCTTCGGCGGCCGCGTGCTTGGAGACGACAAGCCCAAGTACCTGAACTCCCCGGAAACCCCGGTGTTTCACAAGGGACAGGAACTCTACGGCCTGTTCGAGGCCCGCAAGAACAATCGCAACCTCGACGAAATCATCGTCGTCGAGGGCTACATGGACGTGATCGCCCTGGCCCAGCAGGGCCTGCGCAATGCCGTCGCGACCCTGGGCACCGCCACCAGCGAAGAACACCTCAAGCGCCTGTTCCGCATCGTGCCCAATGTGCTGTTCTGCTTCGACGGCGACCAAGCTGGGCGCAAGGCCGCCTGGCGTGCCCTGGAGGCCACGCTATCCTGCCTGCAGGACGGACGTCGGGCGCGCTTCCTGTTCCTTCCGGAAGGAGAAGACCCCGATACCCTGGTTCGCTCGGAAGGCACCGACGCGTTCCTTGCCCGGATCAACCAGCACGCACAACCGCTGGCCGACTATTTCTTCCAGCAACTGATCGAGGAAGCCGATCCACGCTCGCTGGAAGGCAAGGCTCACCTGGCAACGCTGGCAGCACCGCTGATCGAAAAGATTCCAGGGGCCAACCTGCGCATCCTGATGCGCCAGCGCCTCACCGAGATCACGGGTCTTAGCAACGAGACAGTCAATCAACTGGCTCACAATCCCGTGCCGCAAGCCTCGCCGAACTACGACGCAGGCATCGACTACGACGGCATGCCGGACTACGCCGACTACAATGAGCCGCACCAGGAAGCGTACGTCCCACAGCAGGAGTGGACGCCGAAGAAGAGCGGCGGCAAGAAATGGGAAAACAAGCCCTGGGACAAGAACGGCAAGGGCAAGCGCCAGGGCGATCGCGACCAACCCCGCGGCCCGCGAACGCCTGCAACAGTGGAGCCGCCCATCCAGTCAGCCCTGCGAACCTTGCTGCACCATCCTCAGCTGGCAAAAAAAGTTGAAGATGCCGGGCACTTTGCCGATGACGACAACACCAATACACAGTTGCTGGTAGCCCTGATCGAAGCCGTGCAGAAAAATCCTCAGCTACGCTCTATTCATCAGCTGATGGCGCGCTGGCACGGCACCTCGCAAGGAAATCTACTTAACGCACTGGCGGAAAAAGAGTGGTTAATCGACGGAGATAACCTTGAACAACAGTTTTTCGACACCATTAACAGCTTGTCAGCTCGCCAACGCGAGCGTGTTTTAGACCAACTTCTCAGGAAATCGCGTCAAAGCGAGCTCAGCAGCGATGAGAAAAAACAGCTGGTTGAGCTTCTAAAACGCAATGTTCCCGCATCAAACCCGACCTCAACTGGCGCGTGA
- the rpsU gene encoding 30S ribosomal protein S21: protein MPAVKVKENEPFDVALRRFKRSCEKAGVLAEVRSREFYEKPTSERKRKAAAAVKRHAKKVQREQRRAVRLY, encoded by the coding sequence ATGCCAGCCGTCAAAGTTAAAGAGAACGAACCCTTCGACGTAGCTCTGCGTCGTTTCAAGCGCTCCTGCGAAAAAGCCGGTGTTCTGGCTGAAGTTCGTAGCCGCGAATTTTACGAGAAGCCGACTTCCGAGCGTAAGCGCAAAGCAGCTGCTGCTGTTAAGCGTCACGCCAAGAAAGTTCAGCGCGAACAGCGCCGCGCCGTACGCCTGTACTAA
- the tsaD gene encoding tRNA (adenosine(37)-N6)-threonylcarbamoyltransferase complex transferase subunit TsaD has protein sequence MLVLGLETSCDETGVALYDSERGLLADALFSQIDLHRVYGGVVPELASRDHVKRMLPLIRQVLAQADCVPTEIDAIAYTAGPGLVGALLVGASCAQALAFAWGIPALGVHHMEGHLLAPMLEAQPPQFPFVALLVSGGHTQLVRVDGIGQYELLGESLDDAAGEAFDKTAKLIGLNYPGGPEIARLATQGVPGRFVFPRPMTDRPGLEFSFSGLKTFALNTWQQCVSAGDDGEQTRCDISLAFQQAVVDTLTIKCKRALKQTGLKSLVIAGGVSANKALRASLENMLAEMKGHVFYARPEFCTDNGAMIAYAGCQRLQAGQKEDLAISVQARWPMEQLSAL, from the coding sequence ATGCTAGTACTGGGATTAGAAACTTCCTGCGACGAAACCGGCGTCGCGCTTTACGACAGCGAGCGAGGCCTGTTGGCCGATGCGCTATTCAGCCAGATCGACCTGCATCGCGTCTATGGCGGCGTGGTGCCGGAACTGGCGTCCCGTGACCACGTCAAGCGCATGCTGCCCCTGATTCGCCAGGTCCTGGCGCAAGCCGACTGCGTGCCCACAGAGATCGATGCCATCGCCTACACCGCCGGTCCCGGTCTGGTGGGGGCCCTGCTGGTAGGTGCCTCCTGTGCCCAGGCACTGGCCTTTGCCTGGGGGATTCCGGCCCTGGGGGTGCACCACATGGAGGGGCATTTGCTGGCGCCGATGCTGGAGGCACAACCGCCACAGTTTCCGTTCGTCGCTTTGTTGGTGTCCGGTGGACATACCCAGCTGGTCAGGGTCGACGGTATCGGCCAATACGAACTGTTGGGCGAGAGCCTGGACGATGCTGCTGGCGAGGCTTTTGACAAGACCGCCAAGCTGATCGGCCTTAATTACCCTGGCGGTCCCGAGATCGCGCGCCTGGCGACCCAGGGCGTGCCGGGGCGTTTTGTCTTCCCGCGCCCGATGACCGACCGCCCAGGCCTGGAGTTCAGTTTCAGCGGCCTGAAGACGTTTGCCTTGAACACCTGGCAGCAATGTGTCAGCGCTGGAGACGACGGTGAGCAAACCCGTTGCGACATCTCTCTCGCCTTCCAGCAGGCGGTTGTGGACACTCTGACCATCAAGTGCAAGCGTGCCCTGAAGCAGACTGGCCTCAAGAGCCTGGTGATCGCCGGTGGCGTGAGTGCCAACAAGGCCTTGCGGGCTTCCCTGGAAAACATGCTCGCCGAGATGAAGGGTCATGTGTTCTACGCCCGGCCGGAGTTTTGTACCGACAACGGGGCGATGATTGCCTACGCTGGCTGCCAGCGGTTGCAGGCGGGGCAAAAGGAAGACTTGGCGATCAGCGTCCAGGCTCGCTGGCCCATGGAGCAATTGTCGGCCTTGTGA